A window of Hyperolius riggenbachi isolate aHypRig1 chromosome 1, aHypRig1.pri, whole genome shotgun sequence contains these coding sequences:
- the LOC137545522 gene encoding vomeronasal type-2 receptor 26-like, which produces MTLFILGIYIYYWDTPVVKANNRTVSFILLTSILLSFLCVFLFLGRPVDMTCMLRQVSFGVFFSIAVSSVLAKTVTVCIAFKATTPGSYWRKWATVNISNFLVLICSSVQFMICVIWLSLSPPYLENDMYSLPGKIVVQCNEGSLFCFYSVLGYMGFLAAASFFLAFMVRTLPDSFNEAKYITFSMLVFCSVWIAMIPAYLSARGKYMVAVEIFAILTSNAGLLTCIFFLKCYIMLLKPELNTKKEICGRK; this is translated from the coding sequence ATGACACTATTTATATTGGGGATCTATATTTATTACTGGGATACTCCAGTTGTGAAAGCCAATAACCGGACTGTGAGCTTCATTCTCCTGACCTCCATCCTGCTGAgcttcctctgtgtcttcttgttcctCGGACGTCCTGTGGATATGACCTGCATGCTGAGACAAGTATCTTTTGGGGTCTTTTTTTCTATTGCGGTCTCTTCTGTCCTGGCCAAGACTGTCACTGTCTGCATTGCCTTCAAAGCCACCACACCTGGCAGCTACTGGAGAAAATGGGCTACAGTCAACATATCCAACTTTTTGGTCCTGATCTGTTCTTCTGTCCAATTTATGATTTGTGTCATTTGGCTCTCATTATCTCCCCCTTATCTGGAGAATGACATGTACTCTTTACCTGGAAAGATTGTTGTTCAGTGTAATGAAGGATCACTTTTTTGCTTTTACTCTGTGTTGGGTTATATGGGGTTTCTGGCAGCTGCGAGTTTCTTTCTGGCTTTCATGGTGAGGACATTACCGGACAGCTTTAATGAGGCCAAGtacatcacgttcagcatgctggtgttctgcagtgtctggattgccatgatcccggCCTATCTGAGTGCCAGAGGGAAATACATGGTGGCTGTGGAGATATTTGCCATCCTGACCTCCAATGCTGGATTATTGACCTGTATATTTTTTCTAAAATGTTATATTATGCTTCTCAAACCTGAGCTCAACACTAAGAAAGAAATATGTGGCAGAAAATGA